Proteins from a genomic interval of Gavia stellata isolate bGavSte3 chromosome 13, bGavSte3.hap2, whole genome shotgun sequence:
- the DUOXA1 gene encoding dual oxidase maturation factor 1, giving the protein MTLWNGSFPFYPGANACFPFDTALAVIISIFLSVLATFIIILPGIRGRGRLFWFLRLVMGLFVGVVVLTIQFTRDWETGWVTANTSYKSFSRALVKADIGLHIGLAGVNVTLVGNPVNQVNETINYNEHFAWSFDADYDHSYGESLEKGLPSPILYVAEKFTTQSPCGMHRQYRISGHYASLTLWMAFCTWLISILLFSMPILLYGGYMLLLTATLMLFSLLFFFTARNTPKCPIQFGPASLKTDYGGSFWLTLATGLLCLLLGLGVIILNSVQPEKLKLVFNLDEGKGEEEKVWDKSYPPAEPNSSAHDVLMVPLGELCEVTATQL; this is encoded by the exons atGACGCTATGGAACGGCTCCTTCCCCTTCTACCCCGGCGCCAATGCATGCTTCCCCTTCGACACCGCCCTGGCCGTCATCATCTCCATCTTCCTCTCTGTGTTGGCCACTTTCATCATCATCCTGCCAGGGATCCGAGGCAGGGGG AGACTCTTCTGGTTCCTGCGGCTGGTGATGGGCCTCTTCGTGGGAGTGGTGGTCCTCA CCATACAGTTCACCAGGGACTGGGAGACCGGCTGGGTCACAGCAAACACCTCCTACAAGTCCTTCAGCCGTGCCCTGGTGAAAGCAGACATTGGGCTGCACATTGGCCTGGCGGGGGTGAATGTCACACTGGTGG GAAACCCAGTGAATCAGGTCAATGAGACCATCAACTACAACGAGCACTTTGCCTGGAGCTTCGATGCAGACTATGACCACAGCTATGGTGAaagcctggagaaggggctgcccagccccatcCTCTATGTGGCAGAGAAGTTCACCACGCAAAGCCCCTGCGGCATGCACAGGCAGTATCGCATCTCTGGCCACTACGCATCCCTCACACTGTG GATGGCCTTTTGCACGTGGCTCATTTCCATCCTGTTGTTCTCCATGCCTATCCTGCTCTACGGTGGCTACATGCTCCTGCTCACTGCTACGCTGATGCTCTTCTCACTGCTCTTCTTCTTCACTGCGAGGAACACCCCAAAGTGCCCTATCCAGTTTGGCCCAGCTTCTTTGAAAACAGACTATGGTGGATCCTTTTGGCTGACATTAGCAACAG GgctgctgtgcctgctgctggggctgggcgtCATCATCCTGAACTCCGTGCAGCCGGAGAAGCTGAAGCTTGTCTTTAACCTGGAcgagggaaagggagaagaagagaaggtgTGGGACAAGTCCTACCCACCAGCTGAGCCCAACTCCTCTGCACACGATGTGCTGATGGTCCCCCTGGGTGAGCTTTGTGAGGTGACAGCCACCCAGCTGTAA
- the DUOXA2 gene encoding dual oxidase maturation factor 2: MTLFDGVYPFYPQQRKAYVFDVSTIIVIVVFLTFACSFLLIIPGIRGRARLYWMLRVLLSLVVGVVIVAVQFTGDWETGWVTANTSYKSFSRALVNADIGLHVGLAGVNVTLLGNPVNQVNETINYNEHFAWSFDADYDHSYSEGLEKGLPSPILYVAEKFTTQSPCSVHRQYRISSHYASATLWVAFCTWLISNILFSMPVLVYGGYMLLVTGAFMIFSLLSFSTVRNCLVCPIQFGTRILHTGYGGSFWLTLAIGLLCFVAGITVVALHYFNLDLLKTFFDLREDKAEEYQEMTEVYVNPHFVNKGLTPFQPSTLNPNSI, from the exons ATGACTCTCTTTGACGGCGTCTACCCCTTCTACCCGCAGCAGAGGAAGGCCTACGTGTTCGATGTCAGCACCATCATAGTGATCGTGGTCTTCCTAACGTTTGCTTGCAGCTTCCTGCTCATCATCCCGGGCATCCGTGGACGGGCG AGGCTGTACTGGATGCTCCGGGTTCTCCTCAGCCTCGTCGTGGGAGTGGTGATCGTCG CTGTCCAGTTCACGGGGGACTGGGAGACTGGCTGGGTCACAGCAAACACCTCCTACAAGTCCTTCAGCCGTGCCCTGGTCAACGCGGACATCGGGCTGCATGTCGGTCTGGCGGGGGTGAACGTCACACTCTTGG GAAACCCAGTGAATCAGGTCAACGAGACCATCAACTACAATGAGCACTTTGCCTGGAGCTTTGATGCAGACTACGACCACAGCTACAGTGAAGGCCTGGAGAaagggctgcccagccccatcCTCTACGTGGCGGAGAAGTTCACCACGCAAAGCCCCTGCAGCGTGCACAGGCAGTACCGCATCTCCAGCCACTACGCATCAGCCACTCTCTG GGTGGCCTTTTGCACTTGGCTCATCTCCAACATACTCTTCTCCATGCCCGTCCTAGTCTATGGAGGCTACATGCTGCTGGTCACAGGGGCCTTCATGATCTTTTCGTTGCTCTCGTTCTCCACCGTGAGGAACTGCCTGGTGTGCCCGATCCAGTTTGGGACCAGAATCCTGCACACAGGCTATGGGGGATCTTTCTGGCTCACGCTAGCGATTG GCTTGCTCTGTTTTGTGGCTGGGATCACTGTTGTCGCACTGCACTACTTCAACTTGGACCTACTGAAAACTTTCTTTGATCTTCGTGAGGACAAAGCAGAGGAGTACCAGGAGATGACTGAAGTGTATGTCAACCCTCATTTTGTGAACAAAGGACTGACTCCTTTTCAGCCCTCCACACTCAACCCCAACAGCATCTAG